From one Solanum stenotomum isolate F172 chromosome 12, ASM1918654v1, whole genome shotgun sequence genomic stretch:
- the LOC125846374 gene encoding transcription factor bHLH18-like, protein MDISSATWWSEMDVMNMNDLQYTDHGQMMATFDDFPFNNDLFTSCTFDNIQASQIFEELPAFCSSTKAIYQNNTTFSSPPPSSSPSVISFSNSNSPSATPTTTAQNYFKNLNTSVKTEIPSGTTLNFSSSNASPDSDYDDSKQLFQAMGFGDDDISQTKKKMNYSRTPLQAQDHVLSERKRRERLTQYFVTLSTLIPNLKKLDKASILGDAITYIKQLEEQVKRLDEEANNKEPVVPVKRIRLLSNYDNSSTCNENSNKSVIPDIEVRASDGNVLIRVCCKKQEGIIKEIFSQVEMFHLTITSSSVIPFGYDTTHITIVAQMDHQLNMTTEYVANKLRLSIMKVINSHE, encoded by the exons ATGGATATTTCATCAGCTACATGGTGGTCTGAAATG gatgttatgaatatgaatgatcTTCAATACACTGATCACGGCCAGATGATGGCCACATTTGATGATTTTCCATTCAATAATGACCTATTTACCTCTTGCACCTTCGATAATATTCAAGCTTCTCAAATATTTGAGGAGTTACCAGCCTTTTGCAGTTCAACAAAAGCAATTTACCAGAATAATAccactttttcttctcctccGCCTTCTTCATCCCCCAGTGTTATTTCCTTTTCCAACTCCAATTCGCCATCAGCCACTCCTACTACTACTGCCCAAAACtactttaaaaatttgaatacatCTGTTAAGACTGAGATTCCATCAGGAACTACTTTAAACTTCTCCTCATCAAATGCTTCTCCTGATTCTGATTACGATGATAGTAAGCAACTATTCCAGGCCATGGGATTTGGCGATGATGATATTTCTCagacgaagaagaagatgaattaTAGTAGAACGCCTTTGCAGGCTCAAGACCACGTTTTGTCtgaaagaaagagaagagaaCGACTCACTCAGTACTTCGTAACTCTCTCCACCCTCATCCCTAACCTAAAGAAG TTGGATAAGGCATCAATACTTGGAGATGCGATTACATATATAAAACAACTTGAAGAACAAGTAAAAAGGCTCGACGAAGAAGCTAATAATAAGGAACCAGTAGTACCAGTTAAGAGAATTCGTTTGCTCTCAAATTATGACAATTCTTCAACTTGTAATGAAAACTCCAACAAATCAGTCATCCCAGATATTGAAGTTAGAGCTTCAGATGGAAATGTCCTGATTAGAGTTTGTTGCAAAAAGCAAGAGGGAATAATAAAGGAAATATTCAGCCAAGTAGAAATGTTTCATCTCACAATTACTAGTAGCAGTGTCATCCCATTTGGTTATGATACAACACACATAACTATTGTTGCTCAG atGGATCATCAGTTGAACATGACAACAGAATATGTTGCCAACAAATTACGTTTATCTATAATGAAGGTTATCAATAGCCATGAATAA